The Ostrinia nubilalis chromosome 24, ilOstNubi1.1, whole genome shotgun sequence DNA window ATGATTTTACTTGTAGCaatatagttatttattaaattacggcTAGGTACCGTAAGTTGACCAATTAGCTAAAATTCAATGAgttaaatagtacatttcaactgccgtttattattttccgagagttgatcaactacctagaaaattgatcaacttacgagtcttgttattttccggtgacatataCAAATTGTACCCGATCGAGCTTTCTGCGCacttcgctggaatgcgactccctCGCATTCACTGGCACACGTCCCCGCGTTGGGTCCGTGGCCTAGTCCCCcagtgttcgacgcacccgtggtcgacgcccccgatttaaattaatttaatatcatatttttttcggcttttgcactaagtacagtcaacgaaaagtaatgaaaaatataataattttgttgttattacaaaaattaaaatgttgtttttaatttttggttataaataacctacttaataaaacttttataatttcaacttttatttgtagttagttaaatgtagagagagtagagttattttaaagactggttatttaattgttattatacagggtgtctggCGGAAGGTTAGATAAACTTCATGAGTTTATAGATAGGGACATCGCGGGCACAAACTACATAGttcgtttataaacatttttgtgcctgactgtacatttaattaaaaattgctttaaatcaaatttcactgaccgggggcgtcgaccacgggtgcgtcgaatactgggggactcggccacggacccccCGCGTTCGCCGCgtcaatgtgacgtcacggctgccaggtgcgcaattTACTTGACCGGGTTGTAAGCTATACCTACCTGGCAAAGGATTTTATGAAAGAAATACACTCCTTCTGGCGCAATCGGGTAAGaattgtttataaatatttaggtaACCGCCCGCGTTGTGACAGTATTTTTATTCTCAACTGCTGACTTActaaagcccgtattcacaaacgatgcttgcttatgtgaagcagcaaatcgaacgcacagcgttgaatagagctctgtgattggttcgtgtgtcaccctgtgcgtccacgcgcactgtgagacctcatagtattgtttgtgaatacgtgcgtaAGTCTTTGCTAAATAAAGACAATTCTTTTGCTgcagaatataaaaataaaaggtgAATGAATACTTATAAGtcatattattctaaaaaagTGAGTGAAAAACACAGGGTAATAACAAATACGTATTACATATCGTGATAAGTGTCCATTACATCACACGCCGCACGGAATACGCGGGTAGATGTGACTCGCACTAGTTGTGGTATTACAGAACTACCCTCAAAACTTGACTCAATCTTAGTCATAGAATttgttctgtgattggtttaaaATGTACTCATAGATTTAAACTTTATCAAGGTAACCTTTTGAGGTGGAAAAGCCAAAGGTAACAATTTTCTGTTCTTAAAGAGACCGTTTATACCGTGGCGCCAACTCATAGGAttatttaaatacttacttTATTTCCCATTCAAACTGGAGAGCCGCAATTTAAAGTAAGTCATAAGAGTagacgcacaccgttgatttttcgtcggccgatagtttagtcgggcagttgatcagtatgggcatgtatgggagcgcgcacactacgccgattcgatttggccgattcttcatacaaattaaaatcgggcacaactatcggccaactaaaaatcaacggtgtgcgcctactctaagagttaatatttttttacaatgagttggcgccactgtccaTTAAGGTCAACATAAAATACGATAAACAcattagattttttaaaagcacttttacacgtcgcTTTTGAACCCTATCTCTGGTTGCCGACCCTTGCCAGGCCACGATAAACATTTATCGAggtattttatcgattttgcgataagcccatacatttgtcgccTAAAAACGTCCATAACATTTTATCACGGCAAGCATCCTAAATCCTAATCTAGTCTAAACAATAAATTTCAACGTCaaccatttattgtcctgaagccgTGGTAGGgataatactgggacgtgtaaaagtgctttttaaaagcctacttgcataaataaatgagtttttattgAGTAATCAAAAGCTCAATCTATGCTGATATTGAGTCATGTTTTGAGCGTCGTTCTGTAACACGCAAGTCTTGTATTAGCAGTCTTGTGAGCCAAGGCGGTGCCTCGCGGGCGCCTACCGTCATTGCTTCGGTGTGGACGGCGAGCTGTCTTCCGCTTTCCGCTTGCTGCCGGCCTGTGGACAAATATAACAAGGTATAACAACTAAAAAATGCACGCGTATATGCATATCTGTATCACATCTATATCGAATAGTGAATGCGcagccaggcctggctcactccgcgcggtacatccgataattacctacagcgaagcgccccgccggcgggtattatatcagtcgagtgtcacgcgcgcgcccgtcaggacgctggcgtgcgttgtagtatgtacctaattctatgatcgaagtattatttaaaaatggacataaaaagaaataaatattgtgcggggttcgggtgtttaaattcgaaaagaaatctacaccggatttatcttttttttcgcttcccaaagatgctgaaaggtatgttggtcatgtaggtaatcaataattcttaggatagtataggaacctaacctaccatgactactgctcagtgctcagaatgcgttcgttcgtttcagccaaatgacgtccactgctggacaaaggcctctcccaaggttttccataatgaatgcgtacttacctacatacgtacctcattgtcattacatataagtagattaattaatttttcactagacagcaaccctaacaacgtaagaagagttcagaggcacgcgatagaaagagacaaaacttgtaggtgaataaaattgtaggtacgtagtgctgtgcgagctgaattccactgtatcgcgtcgtagcaagactcgcatttatttaaatcgtcttgcggagtaatccttctgtacctgtactattacttattctgtggcgcAGCGTGACATGCGATGGGTTTCCACGCGCGCAAATATGTTTAGAGCTTACGATATAAGTTTAGTATGTCGTAAGTATTTGTAAGTGTTGCAATTTCAAAATATGACACACATTCGTGACAGTTTAACACCCgtatgtattcacaaacattactatgaggtcttacagtgcgcgtggacgcacagggtgatacacgaaccaatcacagagcactattcaacgctgtgcgttcgattttctgcgttacttaaacaagcattgtttgtgaatacgggcgttaatttcGTAAACGATAGGTTACTCTGTAGGCTGTATTATCACAGCCCTGgccataaaaaaatacaaagagCTACAGTTACAATAAAAATGGCCGGGGGGAAGCGATTCCGGAGTTACAACTGTTATGTCTtcgctaaggctgagttgcactacctaactttgaccgtaactttgacgataaccgttgcattttgtatggagtttgacagatttttgacgtttgtcaaagttaaagtaagatggtgcaaccgagcCTAAGTCATTGCTTTTTGTACGTAACTACTTCGCTTCTTGAAGCGATAGCGAAATTGAATCTGCCACAAATGTTACTCTGTCGAGTATGGGACTGTGCACATTATCAGGACGATACTGCAAGAGATTTTTAGGTGACGAATAATAATATGTCTTATAGTATTAACGCTACAGTTGAAATTGCAATGTAGTCAAATGTGTGCAGTCGCTAAGGGAAATACCGCGTCTGACGTCACTTAGTATCACAATGATCCCTATTATCAAGATAACTCACCTGTTGCATCGCATTCTTATCGGGCTTGTATTTCTCCCACTTCTTGTGGTTTAAAGTGTCAAAATCCTCGCAGTACTGCGCTATATCCCTCAAATACGTGGACAAATGCAGTAACTCTCGGTCCCTTTCCCTGTTGAGATGGGCTTGCCTGAAGGGTCTTATCTTGAGACCGCTTTTTGGGTTCATGATGAAGTTACGCCTGATGTCGTCGAACATTATAGTGTTTTTCGAACTGTACTGAGGGTATTTGCCCCAGATCACGCCTAGTGGTTTGACCTGTAACAgcgaaatgaaaatgtaaatattatctttgaaatttagcgccatctagtggcaaaataaacaaagtttATACTATGGGCACCAGCCGGTCTAGGATGCACGCCGCGATAATGTTATCGTCGATTTTAGACGACGAGACGAGCTCGATAAAACGATATAATAGCGCGCATCCTACCGAAGTGAAAACGGATAATAACGTGCCTACTAAATACAGAATTTGGTCAATTGAGTTTGACAAACTAATTCATCCCTCTATAAAATTAATAGGAAGGTCGAACGTTTAAcccagtcagtgcctgaggtggTTTTGTGCCGTTTGTGACgttcaaacgtcagcgagacttcagatctcaaatcagatttgtatgctctgtcacgtcatattatGTTAATATCACTCCTCCagtgccgctctcatacctcagacactgacgcccgtattcacaaacattactatgaggtctcacagtgcgcgtggacgcacagggtgacacacgaaccaatcacaaaactctattcaacgctgtgcgttatatttgctgcttcacttaagcaagcatcgtttgtgaatacgggagtgactcagttaaggtcatagcacacttatcaacctgaAAAAGGATCaataccgtatcgcctttcaTCGCGCTGTCATCTGCGAGACGAGACGTTTACGTATAAgtataagtgtgcgttgcagaaTGGAgtatactgaccgcctcgagttgatacggatAAGTATGCTTCGTCCTATAAGTCTATTAGTTACTTGGTATAAAATGATCATACTCACATCAATAGTCCCATACTTCGCCGAATGTACAGTGATCATGGCCAAATAATCCAAATAGAACATAATTTTGTAGTCCTGGTGTGTTGACACACCAAGTAACCTCATCTTCTCTTCGATCCACTTCATCCCTGTGGCTGACCATATCACTATGTCATAGTCCTCATATGCAGACGTCAGGAATTCGTGGAGGAACGGCCGCATTAATTCGTAACCTGAAAATATTTACGTAGAATTTATTAGtcaatgtttaattttttgtggtatttttttagtaaataaacatcttatggatcgtttcatccacgaagacgcaccccaccaatttttggtcgagggaagcgcggggtgcggggagtttgatccgagcaatccgagcggcattattgtagtgtgcgtgtgcactcatgaataataatttagcgtgtaccgataaaactcaaacattagcggaagaatggtggggcgcgtcttcgtggatgaaacgatctatacattGGTTCTTACTAATTTATCTATGCCAGTATCAAGTACTTAAAATGCTACATTGATTGGTATAAATTGTAGAATAAAACAGGaggatttttttattgaatacgTGAAAAGTTAGTTGGTGTTCGAGCGATTTTTGGTCGTTATTTCACACCGTGAAGCAATTAACTGTTACGTTTTGTAATTTGTCTAAAGAAGTCACAAGTGATTCTTAATTTTTTACTGCCCAATATCGAGCTTATTCAATATTGTTTATATTTAGAAAATATAACAAAGAGGTAACTTACCAGTTTCCGCTACTGACCTATGGTCAAATAACGTATAATCTATGTCTAGCACCAACAGTTTCTTTCCTGGCCGAGGTTCATTGAGTACGTTAATTTTATAATCTCGCacccttttatttattttcgctAAATATATCTGGAAATAAAGCACAATATTTTGTATTAgcttaactaaatactaattatAATACGTAACTAAATATTGAGGATAGCAGAactcaataatattattgtttgtaatttGTTACACCTGATCTTGTTAAAATCAAGTCTGTTACATTGTGTATTCACTGTCCAAACAGAAATAGACACACAAATTATTCATTTATggacataaataaaacattggaGCAGCATTAAGTGATTATGAGTCATATGACTGACCTTTACCAATGATAagaataatgtttatttatctaAACGTCTAATCCTAAGTCTAGGTCAACAGTGAATTTGAAACAAGCAGAATTtacaaattataaaaacaacaaacaaGCACAAGACTACATAATTCAGAAAAGCAGAATATCTGACTCAATGTACACACGgccggccacactgttaactatccatttccgtttttgctctcgctttaatcaaatggcgattctttgcgatagaacgagatgacatgactggcaatgggcagttaacactgttgccgatagtacttTGTTGAGGGCTTTATGCCatattggacgaaattctacgtgctcggcgaccgggctctAAAATATACTCTGAAGTTTACCGAGCTCCTATATTCCGCAATCTTATTGATGATAATGTTCATCTTCAAGCATATTAGTTAAATCAATAGAGGATACAATTTTTGTGATGTAGTCTTATGTGTTTTCTGATGCACAGAATTGTATATCTTGCAAATCAAGTCAGTCAAAATCTGTATAGTTTTGATCAAAacttgtaatattataataatacaaagcaaaagtaaaaatatacttacttcTTGATTTTCCACGTCTACTTCTTCCTCTTCAATGTCCAAATCATTAACCACCTCGTCCCCTACATCCGGTTTCGTTCTGGCTCCTTGTATCGCTTCTTCTAGCGAACCCATCATCATAATTTTGAGGTTCGGTTTGAGATTCAACTCTGATAATGTGAAATTATCTGTGGCCActttacctatttgataagGAGAAATTAAATAGATCATTTATTCATAAATACCTATTTTTTGTGTTGGTTTTGTGGgcatttcatttaattaaagaatgtcacataacttttaatataaatacttacatgactaattttaaatgttacaaagatatattttttttttacaaagcattgatataaaatgtatttatttttgtatgaaaacggCAGTTATTTGAACACATGTTTAAAAGCTGTCTAAATAAAAGCTAGATAGGATAGACATAGTCATAATCtgtaaatgtattttatgtGCCTTACACTTATTATAGTAATGCACGTTTAACTCATGTTTTTGTTTGAATACAAAGTAAAGAAGTTCACTTAAAATCATGATGCAATAAGTGTTAATCATTAACTTGGTGAAAGTTTTGGAGTATGATTGGATACAGATGTGCCCAATTACTATATTTATGATTTGCATAAGTGGTCCATTCATTTTTAAATCATTGGTTTTAAGTCAAAAGTACTTGTTTGTAGTTTTAAAATAGTAGTGAACTGTTTTAACCTCAGTAAATGAGTAGAAACTAAGTTCAACGGTATTAACCGAGGCCTTGAATTACTAATTGTAggaattaattagaataatgcTAAGAAAGTGCCGAAATCGGCCGTCTTCGCGGTTACATAAAGAGTTCTTCTTGTGATGGTAGTTATAAGGAAAATAGGTTAACTATGGTTTAGTACTATTAAAATACAGCTTGAATATTACTATAGCATATTATTAGTGTTGTATTTTCTACGAAAAATAGAACTTTCTTACCCTGAAACTTAACATTGAGCAATTTTTGCCTTTCGGGTCGAACACCAGTCGCATTTTCGATGGCGATTTTTAGCATCGCCACGGAATCGGACGGTGAAAACTCCGGTATATCGTACTCCTTCCCATTCCACTTAACAGTCAATTTCAACGGATTATCGTTTATATCAcacatttttcacaaaaattaGCACAATGTAAGACACGAACAGTCGGTGACacataaacaaaacaattttgacgtttgtgacAGCTGTGTGTGACGTAAACggatagattttttaaatgtgtTGTCAGCAAAGGAATCGCTCATTATACAATTTGACtgaaaaaatttatattttttatagaaggcgctggatgcagggcgTTACCGGTACAACCGAAGCCCGGAACCgagcctatattcagcagtggaggtcctgtgcctgaaatgatgatgatgatgatgatgatgaaaatgtttCGTTATAAGCAAAAGAAGTAGAGAATCCCTGCCTTGCCGTTAATTAATCACGAGGGAGGAACTGCCTAATTAATTTCTACACCTCgtacttattataatttattaatttatttctttaacaaattatttataataataattgctaGAACTATTCTTCTCAGTTTCTCCGCTGCTGTTGGCGGACTCTGCAGTGAAGTCCTCGGGTTCGTAATTGATGTCCAGCTGCCTGGATCTGATGACCTCCCGGTAGATGTAGGCGGACTTGCGCGGAGTTCTGGTGTGATCTGGGCTGTTGAAGTCCACTTCGTAGAGGCCGAACTTTTCTCTGTAAGAAAATGAGGATTCCTTTAAAAAAGCTGCTATGCTATTAATACATTGTGGCAGCCACATAACTTTTGAGAGTAGTTTTTCTAGGAACTCTACCACATAGACCGAAGGTTGACTGAAAGACAACGTTTTagggcattaagttcgccttaacCTACCAATAATTTGTATGGaattaaagaaattaaattaataagtatgGAGGTGGAAATTAAAATGACAGATTGACGCAGTTACAACCGCCAAAtatctacgagtacctactaacAGAAGATAGAATATTCCTAAGTAGGTAACGCTAAGTACTTACGTGTATCCATTCTTCCACTCAAAGTTGTCCATCAGCGACCAAGCAGTGTAAGCCTTCACATCACAACCTTCATCTACAGCATCCAGTAGAGCGTTCAAATAGTTTCTATAGTAGCCGATCCTGTCATCATCGAGGAGTCCTCCAGCTGTGGACCATCCGTTTTCGGTGACCAGCACTGGCGGATTGTCGTAGAGGTTCTTGATCTCTACGAGCAGCTTGAAGAAGCCCCAAGGCACTTCCTGAAAAAGGAGTTTATTCATTGCTGTTGACTGTTTCGCAGGCGTTTAGTTATTGGTTCAGGGTGAACTGGGTGCAAGCAACCTTACTTATCAAGTAAGTTTTTATTGCACAGAAACAATAAAGCTTAAAAGGTGAATTTAatgcaaatattaaaattttctggTCATTTTCAGGTGTAATTGCAGCATAGATATCCAATATTTCGACGGACTCTGCTGATAGCCGTGAGCGGCTTTCTCGGCTTCATCGGGCAATAGGTGTGCGCAGATGGCTCTCATCCTCAAAATCAATGTTTCCGTGTTAGGCATGGTGATATTAGCCTTTGGTAAGTTACCCAGATTGTACAGGTGGTATTAGCATTAACTACTCTTGCTTAGTTAGGTTTAGCCTCACTTGGCTCTACTAGCCTGTCTGACAATTTGGTGAAAAATCAAAACACAGGTTACACTCACTTGCAACCACGACGATTGCGCTTGCGGCCACGATGGATCCTTGATCATCACGGCACCCATATCATCATTGTACGATGGTACTGCATACATTCCCTCTAGCGACGCATCGCGATACGTTAGTTTGGATGTATAGGTATTCAGGCCGAAGAAGTCTGAGGTTCCTCGAATGAGTGCGACCTCAGCGGCACTCAGTTCAGGCAAACGAGACTTGCGGTAGCCCTGCTCAGCGCTTTTAAGCGCTACATTCTTCTTCACTTCGGTCGGGAAGTCACCAGCTCTGGAGAATATCGGGTGAGCGTACTGGCCCCACTGGAAAATTATAGCGCATTAGAGAAAGGAAAGTCTTCTACGAACTTCTGCTTTATTGTGATAGCGAATTGGCTTTTGTCGTTTGAtttattgttatgcaaaaacatgtaaATGGTGTATTTAAGTAGATTTAAGCAGCTGTTATTTATTGTctgttattgtttcactgtatgttttccaaataagataatatttttgcaTTGATTCAGCGCAAGACTGAATTACTGTTTATGATTCGCGTTactgatttaaaataatatgcagGCCTACTTACATCAAACTGCCTAGCATCCAGCGCCGCCTGATGATCATCCAACGTATCCGAAGCTGGCTCGTACCAGGTACAGCTGATCGAAATACCAATAGTTCCATTCTGAAGCTTCCTGTACTCTTCATCATAGAGCCTGTACACCTTGGCGTGGGCAAGCAAAACGTTCTTGGCACACAAGTACTCTGCTATCCCTGTCATATTCAAAAAAGGTGCTTTGGAATCACTCCCATATC harbors:
- the LOC135083953 gene encoding ubiquitin-like domain-containing CTD phosphatase 1, encoding MCDINDNPLKLTVKWNGKEYDIPEFSPSDSVAMLKIAIENATGVRPERQKLLNVKFQGKVATDNFTLSELNLKPNLKIMMMGSLEEAIQGARTKPDVGDEVVNDLDIEEEEVDVENQEIYLAKINKRVRDYKINVLNEPRPGKKLLVLDIDYTLFDHRSVAETGYELMRPFLHEFLTSAYEDYDIVIWSATGMKWIEEKMRLLGVSTHQDYKIMFYLDYLAMITVHSAKYGTIDVKPLGVIWGKYPQYSSKNTIMFDDIRRNFIMNPKSGLKIRPFRQAHLNRERDRELLHLSTYLRDIAQYCEDFDTLNHKKWEKYKPDKNAMQQAGSKRKAEDSSPSTPKQ
- the LOC135083947 gene encoding myrosinase 1-like; this translates as MARLLVIGFLICLSAGVWSKRKVRSFPEGFQFGASTAAYQIEGGWYEDGKGLSIWDIATHTVPSPIKDQSTGDVAADSYHLYQRDVEMMNEIGLDFYRFSISWPRVLPNGFSDRVNQAGVDYYNNLINELLKNNITPFVTMYHWDLPQNLQRLGGWTNPLVVDWFVDYARVLFDKFGDRVRSWITINEPKQICFEGYGSDSKAPFLNMTGIAEYLCAKNVLLAHAKVYRLYDEEYRKLQNGTIGISISCTWYEPASDTLDDHQAALDARQFDWGQYAHPIFSRAGDFPTEVKKNVALKSAEQGYRKSRLPELSAAEVALIRGTSDFFGLNTYTSKLTYRDASLEGMYAVPSYNDDMGAVMIKDPSWPQAQSSWLQEVPWGFFKLLVEIKNLYDNPPVLVTENGWSTAGGLLDDDRIGYYRNYLNALLDAVDEGCDVKAYTAWSLMDNFEWKNGYTEKFGLYEVDFNSPDHTRTPRKSAYIYREVIRSRQLDINYEPEDFTAESANSSGETEKNSSSNYYYK